A region from the Melioribacter roseus P3M-2 genome encodes:
- a CDS encoding STAS domain-containing protein, with amino-acid sequence MEFKSEQFEDVTVVYVYLKRATLAKAVKFKEFVTELIDRGSNKVIIDLTICEYIDSTFLGAMVSLLKKINSIQGDLRLVYNKEAPSLVFVITRMDKVFKIFDTLDEALDSFGIKRSKPGLDWVN; translated from the coding sequence ATGGAATTTAAATCCGAACAGTTCGAAGACGTTACCGTAGTGTACGTATATCTCAAAAGAGCCACGCTTGCCAAGGCGGTAAAATTTAAAGAATTCGTCACGGAATTAATTGATCGGGGCAGCAACAAAGTAATAATTGATCTGACTATTTGCGAGTATATCGACTCCACATTTTTGGGGGCGATGGTATCTTTATTGAAAAAAATCAACTCGATTCAAGGGGATTTACGCTTGGTATACAACAAAGAAGCGCCTTCGCTAGTGTTTGTAATTACGCGCATGGATAAAGTTTTCAAGATTTTCGATACGCTCGACGAAGCGCTCGACAGCTTCGGAATCAAAAGGTCTAAACCCGGACTAGACTGGGTCAATTAA
- a CDS encoding peptidase U32 family protein, with translation MKDRKPELLAPAGNWSMLNAAIKAGADAVYLGVESLNMRALAKNFELNELPEIVKHCKDNGVDVHLTLNTIVYENELEELEEIIIKAKAAGVDLVIGWDFSVIRLCKKHGVPFCISTQASISNSVSAEFFWQLGAKRIVLARECSLDQIKEIKNKVDIEIETFVHGAMCIAVSGRCFMSHEVFNKSANRGECLQPCRREYEIKDSDEKFSMILGENYVLSPKDLCTIDFIELLIEAGIDSFKIEGRKRSPEYIHKVVSAYRKAIDLYYENKLNDEIKSELKNKLTEVYNRGFSAGFYLGAPGEIDYAEAYGSLATTRKRFIGRVINYYKKNKVAHIVIDADQLETGDELYIIGNTTGVVELKVNSMLKDDEPKNKAVKGEDVTIYCEEKVRENDKVYKIIKVN, from the coding sequence ATGAAGGACAGAAAACCGGAATTGCTTGCTCCCGCCGGAAATTGGAGTATGCTCAATGCGGCAATTAAAGCCGGGGCGGACGCCGTTTATCTCGGTGTAGAAAGTTTGAATATGCGCGCCCTTGCAAAGAATTTCGAATTGAATGAACTGCCGGAAATAGTAAAACACTGTAAAGACAACGGCGTTGACGTTCATTTGACATTAAATACGATTGTATATGAAAACGAACTCGAAGAACTCGAGGAAATAATAATAAAAGCTAAAGCCGCCGGAGTAGACCTTGTAATCGGGTGGGACTTTTCGGTAATTCGGCTATGCAAAAAACACGGCGTTCCTTTTTGTATCAGCACTCAAGCTTCGATATCCAATTCCGTAAGCGCGGAATTCTTCTGGCAGCTCGGCGCAAAACGAATAGTTCTTGCGCGCGAATGTTCGCTCGATCAAATCAAAGAAATAAAGAATAAAGTCGACATTGAAATAGAGACGTTTGTTCACGGCGCAATGTGTATTGCCGTAAGCGGACGCTGCTTTATGAGTCACGAAGTATTTAATAAAAGCGCCAATCGCGGCGAGTGCCTGCAACCATGCAGAAGGGAATACGAAATTAAGGACAGCGACGAAAAATTTTCTATGATACTCGGCGAAAATTATGTCCTCTCTCCGAAAGACTTATGTACAATCGATTTTATTGAACTCCTGATTGAAGCTGGCATCGATTCTTTTAAAATCGAAGGCAGAAAGAGAAGTCCGGAATATATCCATAAAGTAGTCTCTGCATACAGAAAAGCAATCGACCTCTACTACGAAAATAAACTGAACGATGAAATTAAATCGGAGTTGAAAAACAAATTGACCGAAGTATATAACCGAGGATTCTCTGCGGGTTTTTATCTGGGCGCCCCCGGCGAAATAGATTACGCGGAGGCATACGGCAGTTTAGCTACAACTCGAAAAAGATTTATTGGCAGAGTAATTAATTATTATAAGAAGAATAAGGTTGCTCACATAGTTATTGACGCCGACCAACTGGAAACCGGCGATGAACTCTACATAATCGGCAATACGACAGGCGTGGTGGAACTCAAGGTAAACTCAATGCTGAAAGACGACGAACCGAAAAACAAAGCGGTCAAAGGCGAGGATGTTACAATTTATTGTGAAGAAAAAGTTAGGGAAAACGATAAGGTCTACAAAATAATCAAAGTTAATTGA
- a CDS encoding serine/threonine-protein kinase, protein MSGNPEIMFEKFEILEVLKKDEHAGVYLANHIYLSKKIILKVLNTAKISDPSLVERFKREAKLLARLDHPNIIKVLDFGTSKEFFYISFEYIEGKSLRNVLQESDLSKEEKRRLTVQLFKALNFAHANRIIHRDIKPENIFVDKNLNLKLGDFGLALSAEDNFVTSPYSIVGTPSYMSPEQVSGSQLTHKSDLFSAGVVIYELYTGKNPFLKDNVTLTLNEIMSFNEDAIKENLEGLDEDIKDILTNLLKKKPAARFESAKEVLNKLNVKDEPVEIEKQAKPVLSKRRYGIIAPLIALLIIIIAVTIIVKEEATPELNQPEKEITSNLDASAKDNTPVKNTEPEHNQSNEIREPEKTNNNTETASKSAEEQLLPANETGEGGLFIECYPWADVYIDGEKIETTPLKKPLTLPAGEHTLKLVHPDYPIYSDILRIENNKLMNLKISLESLLGFLDIKVNPWGNVYINGNYKGQTPFKEYIKVNPGFVRLKITNPNFADVDTTVYLKQGDTLGLKFILYKK, encoded by the coding sequence ATGAGCGGTAATCCGGAAATAATGTTCGAGAAGTTCGAAATTCTGGAAGTTCTCAAAAAAGACGAACACGCAGGCGTCTATCTCGCCAATCATATTTATTTGAGCAAAAAAATTATACTCAAAGTTCTGAACACCGCCAAGATTTCCGATCCTTCATTGGTCGAACGCTTTAAGCGAGAAGCCAAATTGCTTGCGCGACTCGACCACCCGAATATCATCAAAGTTCTCGACTTCGGAACTTCAAAAGAATTCTTTTATATCTCATTCGAATATATCGAAGGCAAAAGCCTGCGAAACGTATTGCAGGAATCCGATTTAAGCAAAGAAGAAAAACGACGGTTAACCGTCCAGCTCTTTAAAGCGTTGAACTTTGCTCATGCGAATCGAATCATTCATCGCGATATCAAGCCCGAAAATATATTCGTCGACAAAAACCTGAATCTCAAACTGGGGGATTTCGGTCTCGCGCTTTCTGCCGAAGACAATTTTGTTACAAGTCCGTATTCCATTGTGGGCACGCCGAGCTACATGTCGCCCGAGCAGGTATCGGGGTCGCAATTGACGCACAAGAGCGATTTATTTTCCGCCGGCGTTGTTATTTATGAATTGTATACCGGGAAAAATCCGTTTCTGAAAGATAACGTCACGCTTACGTTAAACGAAATAATGTCTTTCAATGAGGATGCGATTAAAGAAAATCTCGAAGGACTCGACGAAGACATCAAAGATATACTTACAAATCTTTTGAAGAAAAAACCGGCGGCGAGATTTGAATCGGCGAAAGAAGTTCTTAATAAACTCAATGTAAAAGACGAACCTGTCGAAATCGAGAAACAGGCAAAACCTGTGCTATCGAAGAGAAGATACGGTATAATTGCGCCTTTGATTGCGCTGCTTATTATAATCATTGCAGTTACGATTATAGTAAAAGAAGAAGCAACTCCGGAACTTAATCAGCCCGAAAAAGAAATTACGTCGAATTTAGACGCCTCCGCAAAAGATAATACCCCGGTTAAAAATACCGAGCCGGAACATAATCAGTCGAATGAAATCAGAGAGCCCGAAAAGACTAATAACAATACTGAAACGGCAAGCAAGTCAGCGGAAGAACAGCTGCTGCCGGCTAATGAGACGGGGGAAGGCGGACTCTTTATAGAATGCTATCCCTGGGCTGATGTTTATATAGACGGCGAGAAAATCGAAACCACTCCGTTGAAAAAGCCGTTGACCTTACCCGCAGGAGAGCATACATTGAAACTGGTTCATCCCGATTACCCGATTTACTCGGATATATTAAGAATTGAAAACAATAAACTTATGAATCTGAAAATCTCCCTGGAATCGCTTCTCGGATTCCTGGATATTAAAGTAAATCCATGGGGAAACGTCTATATAAACGGGAACTACAAAGGTCAAACCCCGTTTAAGGAATATATTAAGGTAAATCCCGGTTTCGTCAGATTAAAAATTACAAACCCTAATTTTGCAGATGTCGACACAACCGTTTATTTGAAGCAGGGAGATACTCTCGGTTTAAAATTTATACTCTACAAGAAATGA
- a CDS encoding T9SS type A sorting domain-containing protein, with protein MKKLILILILLTQPLFSQYYQWQIIPGHNMPYPVSGGQVVFDTTSKNNQYFYLLGGRDASNQPVDWIQEYDVINGQWKIAGNLDQPRSEFVADIWGNSIFYFGGVTDTSLLKNNIGAWNFKSYPSEPEIYDTSLIFARRYSTGHIKNDELYIIGGNPVPGIDAEMPYIVGYDLKNKEINFTYGTISANLPEQQMTVLYNKYIYIFGGILHGALNQINRLDLENKEFVKLDNVLQTPRAGGVAIYNSFLKKALIIGGYNESEPALSKVEAVEFLSGGSILISQFASLRIPRRYPMAVNYYGTILVFGGIDPQGNIVPQIEKLVNSPTTLNQDDDVLPYQNTLHQNYPNPFNPETKITFELAKSSYISLDIYSPTGELLINLKKGELNAGRHNLIWSGVDRYGNKVGSGIYLLRLAGEDFQLSRKIVLMK; from the coding sequence ATGAAAAAACTGATACTAATTTTAATATTGCTCACGCAACCGTTATTTAGCCAATATTATCAATGGCAAATAATTCCCGGACACAATATGCCCTACCCCGTTTCGGGAGGTCAGGTGGTTTTCGATACCACCTCAAAGAACAATCAATATTTCTATCTCCTCGGCGGACGCGACGCTTCGAATCAGCCTGTAGATTGGATTCAGGAATACGACGTAATAAACGGACAATGGAAAATAGCGGGGAATCTGGATCAGCCGCGTTCGGAGTTTGTGGCAGACATTTGGGGAAATTCCATTTTCTATTTCGGAGGAGTAACCGATACGTCGTTGCTCAAAAATAATATCGGAGCATGGAATTTCAAATCATACCCATCGGAGCCGGAAATTTATGATACGTCGCTAATTTTCGCTAGGCGCTACTCGACGGGTCATATCAAAAACGACGAGCTCTACATAATAGGCGGAAATCCGGTTCCCGGTATCGACGCCGAAATGCCTTACATCGTAGGTTACGATTTGAAAAACAAAGAAATTAATTTTACCTATGGTACAATAAGCGCAAACTTGCCCGAACAACAAATGACCGTCCTTTACAATAAATATATTTATATCTTCGGCGGAATTCTTCACGGAGCATTAAACCAGATAAACAGGCTCGACCTTGAAAACAAAGAATTCGTAAAACTCGACAATGTGCTACAGACGCCGCGCGCAGGCGGCGTTGCGATTTACAACAGCTTTTTGAAAAAAGCTTTGATTATCGGAGGATACAACGAATCCGAGCCGGCGCTCAGCAAAGTCGAAGCGGTCGAATTTCTCAGCGGCGGTTCAATACTCATATCCCAGTTTGCTTCTCTGAGAATACCGCGCCGTTACCCGATGGCTGTAAATTACTACGGCACGATTTTAGTCTTCGGAGGAATCGATCCGCAAGGCAACATAGTCCCGCAAATCGAAAAACTCGTCAACAGTCCTACCACGCTCAATCAGGACGACGACGTCTTGCCGTATCAAAACACATTGCATCAAAATTATCCCAATCCTTTTAATCCCGAAACGAAGATCACGTTTGAACTTGCCAAAAGTTCGTATATTTCGCTCGACATTTATTCTCCTACAGGCGAGCTGTTAATCAATTTGAAAAAAGGCGAATTGAACGCCGGTCGACATAATTTAATCTGGAGCGGGGTCGACAGATACGGAAACAAAGTCGGTTCCGGTATTTATTTGCTGAGATTAGCGGGCGAAGACTTTCAATTATCCAGAAAAATCGTTCTTATGAAATGA
- a CDS encoding sigma-54 interaction domain-containing protein, with protein sequence MKFIPQNINHIKNLDKEEFEALFQFSQILNSSPGQDSLIEDAMDIVINIINAERGLFVKYNEEENNFSIISARKISNESITDLNQFSSGILQKVISEKRPLLYHDVMGDPNLSQFASVQIHSIKSVIGVPIIRDDKVWGVIIADSTKNRQEFTEENLIFLNFFSNLLSLALDRILKLEELERENRILINKLESVEEIPEMVGRSVVMKNLTQVIHKVAQTDATVLITGESGTGKEIAAKAIHQLSKRKDFPFLAQFCGSIPDSLLESELFGYKKGAFTGATADKQGLLEAADNGTFFLDEIADISTALQAKLLRVLENKEIIRLGDTKVKNVNVRIIAATNKDLSALVKEGKFREDLFYRLNVFPIVMPPLRERREDIPLLATHFIKKISGKNIPIEPAAIKKLENYYWPGNIRQLINVIQRAVILCDSQKITADHIILEGTQELMDFKGTLRDFEMMLLKKRLEEFNGNRTLTAKSLGVSVRWIQMKLKEMEQKADER encoded by the coding sequence ATGAAATTTATTCCTCAAAATATCAATCACATAAAAAATCTCGACAAGGAAGAATTCGAGGCATTGTTTCAATTCAGTCAGATATTGAACTCGTCGCCGGGACAGGATTCTCTGATTGAAGACGCAATGGATATAGTAATCAATATAATAAACGCCGAACGCGGTCTGTTTGTCAAGTACAATGAAGAAGAAAATAATTTCTCGATCATAAGCGCGCGAAAAATTTCAAATGAATCGATAACCGATTTGAATCAATTTTCCTCCGGCATTTTACAAAAAGTAATTTCGGAAAAAAGACCTTTGCTTTATCACGACGTTATGGGCGACCCGAATCTCTCGCAATTTGCAAGCGTTCAGATTCACAGTATAAAATCGGTAATCGGCGTTCCAATTATCAGGGACGATAAAGTGTGGGGAGTAATAATTGCCGACAGCACAAAAAACCGGCAGGAATTCACCGAAGAGAATTTGATATTTCTGAATTTTTTTTCGAACCTGCTGTCGCTGGCGCTCGACAGAATATTAAAACTGGAAGAACTCGAACGCGAAAACAGAATTCTGATAAACAAACTCGAGTCCGTCGAAGAAATACCCGAGATGGTCGGTCGTAGCGTGGTAATGAAAAATCTGACTCAGGTTATTCATAAAGTAGCCCAGACCGACGCGACTGTATTAATTACAGGAGAAAGCGGCACAGGAAAAGAAATTGCCGCAAAGGCAATTCACCAGCTCAGTAAAAGAAAAGACTTTCCGTTTCTGGCGCAGTTCTGCGGTTCTATACCCGACAGCCTTCTCGAAAGCGAACTCTTCGGGTATAAAAAAGGAGCTTTTACCGGAGCGACCGCCGACAAGCAGGGACTGCTCGAAGCGGCTGATAACGGCACTTTCTTTCTCGACGAAATTGCGGATATCTCTACCGCCCTTCAAGCCAAATTGCTGAGAGTTTTGGAAAACAAAGAAATTATTAGACTGGGCGACACCAAAGTAAAAAATGTAAACGTAAGGATTATAGCGGCGACCAACAAGGATTTGTCCGCGCTTGTCAAAGAAGGTAAATTTCGCGAAGACCTTTTTTACAGGCTCAATGTATTTCCGATTGTAATGCCGCCTCTGCGAGAACGGCGGGAGGACATTCCCCTGCTGGCTACTCATTTTATTAAAAAGATTTCAGGCAAAAACATCCCGATTGAACCCGCGGCAATAAAAAAACTCGAAAATTATTACTGGCCGGGGAATATTCGTCAACTGATTAACGTTATTCAGCGCGCGGTTATACTATGCGATTCCCAAAAAATAACCGCCGACCATATAATCCTCGAAGGCACGCAGGAGCTTATGGATTTCAAGGGCACTCTGCGCGATTTCGAAATGATGCTTTTGAAAAAGCGACTCGAAGAATTCAACGGAAACAGGACTTTAACAGCAAAATCTCTCGGAGTTTCGGTGCGCTGGATCCAAATGAAACTGAAAGAGATGGAACAAAAAGCCGATGAGCGGTAA